From a single Anaerolineales bacterium genomic region:
- a CDS encoding M23 family metallopeptidase — MKGFLRLSIAMMSAPLMCGAALVVGYVILVALTIPQLPAWAQPGVERWLLDIPADSETGDNGSLPAGGGVPWDGYAGPDADIHGVPLIGPIQHWSKWHDKPLLGCVFQDPYYKTHTGVDFPVNEGTPIHTTLAGKVVWAGPNGPWGNLVVVENNGYQVWLAHLSSISVSAGQVLGYNHVVGLSGNTGNSTGPHLHYGIRQQTGEKRSVWLNPQNYFTSDEIIRIGCSE, encoded by the coding sequence GTGAAGGGCTTCCTGCGCCTTTCGATCGCCATGATGTCCGCCCCGTTAATGTGCGGGGCAGCGTTGGTGGTCGGGTACGTGATCCTGGTCGCCCTGACCATCCCCCAGCTCCCGGCCTGGGCGCAGCCGGGCGTGGAGCGCTGGCTGCTTGACATACCAGCCGACAGTGAGACCGGTGACAACGGCTCACTCCCGGCTGGCGGAGGGGTGCCGTGGGATGGATATGCCGGTCCGGACGCGGACATCCACGGCGTGCCCCTGATCGGTCCGATCCAGCATTGGAGCAAATGGCATGACAAACCCCTGCTGGGTTGTGTGTTTCAGGACCCGTATTACAAGACCCACACCGGCGTGGACTTTCCCGTCAACGAAGGCACACCCATTCACACCACCCTGGCGGGGAAGGTGGTCTGGGCGGGTCCGAACGGTCCCTGGGGCAACCTGGTGGTGGTGGAAAACAACGGTTATCAGGTCTGGCTGGCGCACCTGAGCAGCATTTCAGTCTCGGCGGGGCAGGTCCTCGGTTACAACCACGTGGTGGGCTTGAGCGGCAACACCGGCAACAGCACCGGTCCGCACCTGCATTACGGCATCAGGCAGCAGACCGGGGAGAAACGTTCGGTCTGGCTCAACCCGCAGAATTATTTCACCTCCGACGAAATCATCCGTATCGGTTGTTCGGAGTAG
- a CDS encoding FHA domain-containing protein — MKPTLIILLPSGLTQQMELDRDSFDLGREPDNDIILSAEIVSRKHARLERRSDAWHYTDLDSKNGTFLNGERIHSLRVEDGMSLQLGRKRERAVVLTFQLGGEKEMPAQIPTGMETAAESPSPTSGYVPLRPVTPSGTGRQVIGRGKEADIHLNAPVISRRHAVLQSGVPEWSITDLGSKNGTVLNGKRISRTELLKVGDIIQIGPFRMEYEGQGRLSRSAATRGLRLDGKKITWQVGKGSQRKAILNDVNISCYPQEFIALVGGSGAGKSTLMKTLSGLNPPEGQVLVEGDDLYKNYDAYRSIIGYVPQDDILHSDLNVQEALEYSARLRLPSDTSNEEIAHRINHALDQVELTAQRDQRISSLSGGQRKRASIAVELLADPSLFFLDEPTSGLDPGLEKKVMVILRKLADGGKTIVLVTHATANITECHQVAFMAQGRLVYYGPPSEACDFFDVKNNDFAQIYNEISDADPAKSKEKARSWDEQFRQSPFFKTVTERFQTLTHSGRSGKGRSLGPERLSIQSFLLQFFLLTKRYFALIFRDRVLLTILLAVMPLLAFLILGIADSNWLTGDPLASISRQLAAEMAEGATSASYFVVGNAQKLLFIMALTAVMLGLFSSAYEIVKEQTIYLRERMVFLQLIPYLISKVIPLGTFAAVQSMLFLLVIGLHVKFPSRGVFLPVAVEMYLTLFLAVLTAISLGLFISSLAPNQNTVTYVILGVLFLQITFAGVIFELPGAARFLSYGTLTRWTMQAFGASANLEQLDTLSLTRFQPDPISQRVSVEVEKPAPDWEPVTIINEMREFPGCRNPIPVPAIVENELVTIDNPDPVEIRTPYGFTLNYSQNASNLIGNWTVLLLLTMFFFGGTLIALKKRDIT; from the coding sequence ATGAAACCAACCCTGATCATCCTCCTGCCCTCGGGATTGACGCAACAGATGGAACTGGACCGCGACTCGTTTGACCTGGGACGCGAACCGGATAACGACATCATTCTGTCTGCCGAAATCGTCTCGCGAAAACATGCACGACTGGAGAGACGATCCGACGCCTGGCATTACACTGACCTTGACAGTAAAAATGGAACCTTCCTGAACGGCGAGCGCATCCATAGTCTCCGCGTGGAAGATGGGATGAGCCTTCAACTTGGACGGAAGCGCGAACGGGCCGTCGTACTAACATTCCAACTTGGCGGGGAAAAAGAAATGCCTGCCCAGATCCCGACCGGCATGGAAACGGCTGCGGAAAGTCCATCGCCCACGTCCGGATATGTTCCCCTTCGCCCGGTGACCCCTTCCGGGACCGGCAGGCAGGTCATTGGGCGGGGAAAAGAAGCAGATATTCATCTCAATGCGCCGGTCATCTCGCGACGTCACGCGGTCCTTCAATCGGGAGTGCCGGAATGGTCCATCACTGATCTTGGTAGCAAGAATGGGACGGTACTGAATGGGAAACGCATTTCCCGCACGGAGCTGCTCAAGGTCGGGGACATCATCCAGATCGGACCATTTCGAATGGAGTATGAAGGGCAGGGAAGACTCAGTCGCTCCGCTGCGACCAGGGGCTTGCGGCTGGATGGAAAGAAAATCACATGGCAGGTCGGGAAGGGTTCGCAACGTAAGGCGATCCTGAACGATGTCAACATTTCCTGCTATCCGCAGGAATTCATCGCACTGGTGGGCGGGAGCGGCGCAGGAAAATCCACACTGATGAAAACCTTGAGCGGGTTGAATCCACCGGAGGGACAAGTCCTGGTGGAGGGTGATGATCTATACAAAAACTACGATGCGTACCGTTCGATCATCGGATATGTGCCACAGGACGATATTCTGCATTCCGATCTGAACGTGCAGGAGGCACTGGAATATTCCGCCCGCCTGCGCCTCCCTTCCGACACATCCAACGAAGAAATTGCCCATCGAATAAACCACGCACTCGATCAGGTTGAATTGACGGCCCAACGAGATCAACGCATATCCAGCCTGAGCGGTGGACAGCGCAAACGCGCCAGCATCGCGGTCGAACTGCTGGCTGATCCATCCCTGTTTTTTTTGGATGAACCAACCTCGGGTCTTGACCCCGGCCTTGAGAAAAAGGTCATGGTCATTCTCCGAAAATTGGCGGATGGCGGCAAGACCATTGTTCTGGTCACACATGCCACTGCCAACATCACCGAGTGCCATCAAGTGGCGTTCATGGCGCAAGGGCGGCTGGTCTATTACGGCCCGCCAAGCGAGGCATGCGATTTTTTCGATGTCAAGAACAATGATTTTGCCCAGATCTATAACGAGATTTCTGATGCCGATCCAGCCAAATCGAAGGAGAAAGCCAGATCGTGGGATGAACAGTTTCGCCAGTCCCCCTTCTTCAAAACGGTGACTGAACGCTTCCAGACCCTGACCCACAGCGGGCGCAGCGGCAAAGGGCGAAGCCTCGGCCCGGAACGTTTATCGATCCAAAGCTTCCTTCTTCAATTTTTTCTGCTCACCAAACGCTACTTTGCACTGATTTTTCGAGACCGCGTTCTGTTGACCATCCTGCTCGCCGTCATGCCGCTGTTAGCGTTCCTGATCCTTGGAATCGCCGATTCCAACTGGCTGACAGGCGATCCGCTTGCCTCGATCAGCAGGCAATTGGCGGCAGAGATGGCGGAGGGTGCCACCAGTGCCAGTTATTTTGTTGTCGGAAATGCCCAAAAATTATTGTTTATCATGGCACTGACGGCGGTCATGCTGGGTTTGTTCTCATCCGCGTATGAGATCGTCAAGGAACAGACGATCTATCTGCGCGAACGCATGGTCTTCCTGCAGCTCATCCCGTATCTGATCTCCAAAGTCATCCCGCTGGGTACCTTTGCCGCCGTGCAAAGCATGTTGTTCCTGCTGGTGATCGGACTGCATGTGAAGTTCCCTTCGAGGGGTGTATTTTTGCCGGTTGCGGTTGAAATGTATCTGACACTGTTTCTGGCCGTGCTGACCGCGATCAGCCTTGGGTTGTTCATTTCCTCGCTTGCGCCCAATCAGAACACCGTCACATACGTTATCCTTGGCGTCCTCTTCCTCCAGATCACCTTTGCCGGTGTGATCTTCGAACTACCCGGTGCGGCGAGATTCCTTTCCTATGGCACCCTCACCCGCTGGACCATGCAGGCGTTCGGCGCTTCGGCAAATCTCGAACAACTTGATACGCTCTCGCTCACCCGCTTTCAACCCGACCCGATCTCACAGAGAGTTTCCGTCGAAGTGGAGAAACCGGCTCCGGACTGGGAACCGGTGACCATTATCAATGAAATGCGGGAATTCCCGGGTTGTCGAAATCCCATCCCTGTTCCAGCCATTGTGGAGAACGAATTGGTGACCATTGACAACCCCGATCCCGTCGAGATCCGCACGCCTTATGGCTTTACCTTGAATTATTCACAAAACGCATCCAATTTGATCGGGAATTGGACGGTGTTGCTTCTCCTGACCATGTTCTTTTTTGGCGGCACACTAATCGCCTTGAAAAAGCGCGATATTACATGA
- a CDS encoding zinc-binding dehydrogenase, which produces MGKKYQKYHAAQHPLPQQSYAWNLYGAGMENMGRDGKPEPFAIPEPNDDQILVRIDSVSICFSDVKILKQGGGHPKLYNRDLAVDPTRLGHEVALTIIKVGKNLAGRYRPGQRLAVQPDIYQNGMSTAYGYTIPGGLVQYHCIGREVLETDAGACLLPVDEGMGYAESALLEPWGCVVAAYTQRRRLDPKPGGTMWIIGQPDDATEFTFSKGLDAPATIVLTDVPASVKTLVSAAKAVVIERNNISDYESLTKELTEGKGFDDIVMLNPASAEVAGNVARFIARRGTLNIVGIKALDGLTSVDLGRLHYDYIAFVGNSTTDIAASYGEARNRCELRAGGTTVFIGAGGPMGQMHVQRALELPDGPKLVIATEISDERLETLVNMYAPLAEKQGRTLLTFNPNTSKQSFHEFVMQATDHQGADDVVVSVPVASLMEEGDTVMKPDGMMVLFAGVPNGTMGRVNLSNVYLANAQYTGTSGLTIHDQASVMERRIAGTLSPGRSVAAIGGIETAADAIQSVMDSRYPGKVVIFPQIHDLPLTSLKELKDRIPDVAEKLGPDQMWTSAAEAALIEKFWQEPA; this is translated from the coding sequence ATGGGCAAGAAGTATCAGAAATACCATGCGGCGCAGCACCCCCTGCCGCAGCAAAGTTACGCGTGGAACCTCTACGGGGCGGGCATGGAGAACATGGGCAGGGACGGCAAGCCCGAACCGTTCGCCATCCCCGAACCGAACGACGATCAAATCCTCGTTCGTATTGACAGTGTCAGCATCTGTTTTTCAGACGTGAAAATCCTCAAGCAGGGCGGGGGGCATCCCAAACTGTATAACCGCGATCTGGCAGTGGATCCGACCCGCCTCGGACATGAGGTCGCACTGACCATCATCAAGGTGGGAAAAAATCTGGCGGGGCGGTATCGCCCCGGTCAACGGCTTGCCGTCCAGCCTGACATTTACCAAAACGGCATGAGCACCGCCTACGGCTACACCATCCCCGGCGGGCTGGTGCAATATCACTGCATCGGCAGGGAAGTGCTCGAAACCGACGCGGGCGCCTGCCTCCTGCCTGTGGATGAGGGCATGGGATATGCCGAGTCCGCGCTGCTGGAGCCGTGGGGCTGTGTGGTCGCCGCCTACACCCAACGCCGCAGGCTGGACCCGAAACCTGGCGGCACGATGTGGATCATTGGTCAACCCGACGATGCCACCGAATTCACCTTTTCCAAAGGTTTGGACGCGCCCGCGACCATCGTATTGACGGACGTGCCTGCTTCGGTCAAAACACTGGTCTCTGCTGCGAAGGCAGTAGTCATCGAGAGGAACAATATCAGTGATTATGAATCCCTCACCAAGGAACTGACCGAAGGCAAAGGTTTCGATGATATCGTCATGCTCAACCCCGCCTCCGCCGAAGTTGCCGGGAATGTGGCGCGCTTCATTGCCCGCCGCGGAACATTGAACATCGTTGGGATCAAAGCGCTGGACGGACTGACCTCCGTTGACCTCGGTCGCCTGCATTACGATTACATTGCCTTCGTGGGCAACAGCACCACGGACATTGCCGCCTCCTATGGCGAAGCGCGCAACCGTTGCGAACTGCGCGCAGGCGGCACGACCGTCTTTATCGGCGCAGGCGGACCGATGGGGCAGATGCATGTCCAACGCGCGCTCGAATTGCCCGACGGACCGAAACTGGTCATTGCCACCGAGATCAGCGACGAACGCCTGGAAACGCTGGTCAACATGTACGCGCCGCTCGCGGAAAAACAGGGTCGAACCCTGCTGACCTTCAACCCGAATACCTCGAAGCAATCCTTCCATGAGTTTGTAATGCAGGCGACAGACCATCAAGGCGCGGACGATGTCGTCGTCAGCGTGCCCGTCGCTTCGCTGATGGAAGAGGGTGACACGGTCATGAAGCCCGATGGCATGATGGTCCTGTTCGCAGGCGTTCCCAACGGCACAATGGGCAGGGTCAATCTTAGCAACGTCTATCTTGCGAACGCGCAATACACGGGCACATCGGGCTTGACCATCCACGATCAGGCGTCAGTAATGGAGCGACGAATCGCAGGGACATTATCGCCTGGTCGCTCCGTGGCAGCCATCGGCGGGATTGAAACGGCGGCGGATGCCATTCAATCGGTGATGGACAGCCGCTATCCGGGCAAGGTTGTCATCTTCCCACAGATCCACGACCTGCCGCTGACGAGTCTCAAGGAATTGAAGGACCGTATCCCCGACGTAGCAGAAAAACTCGGTCCCGACCAGATGTGGACCAGCGCTGCGGAAGCGGCGCTTATCGAAAAATTCTGGCAGGAACCCGCGTAA
- the pfkB gene encoding 1-phosphofructokinase, with translation MIYTLTLNPAIDRELTVTEVQFDSVLSAVKSQVDFGGKGFNVSRLLKSMGMPSTALGFIGGRTGDRLQSGLQELDIATDFVVISGETRTNISIVTEKHDHYIKVNEKGPLVDEIKQRELLDKIASLAGPGDWWVLAGSLPPSVPDSFYAQIIAILNAHQAISILDTTGESLRLGCEARPFLIKPNAEETHSLTGLPVETTAQNVIAAKELLKMGAQNVVISMGRKGALLQTADESWLIHSPKIQEKNPIGAGDSMVGGLVWALSQGYSLKEALGWGAASGAATASMSGTEVGSRALIEELSRQVEYEEL, from the coding sequence ATGATCTACACCCTCACGCTCAACCCCGCCATTGACCGTGAACTGACCGTCACCGAGGTGCAGTTCGACTCGGTACTGTCAGCCGTCAAATCGCAGGTGGATTTCGGAGGCAAAGGCTTCAATGTCTCGCGCCTGCTCAAGTCGATGGGCATGCCAAGCACCGCTCTCGGCTTCATCGGCGGGCGGACAGGCGACAGACTTCAATCTGGGTTGCAGGAATTGGACATCGCCACCGACTTCGTTGTAATTTCCGGCGAGACGCGCACCAACATCAGCATCGTCACGGAAAAGCACGACCACTACATCAAGGTCAACGAAAAGGGACCGCTGGTGGATGAAATCAAACAGCGTGAACTGCTGGATAAGATCGCCTCGCTTGCCGGACCCGGGGATTGGTGGGTGCTTGCCGGGAGTCTGCCTCCCTCCGTACCTGACTCGTTCTACGCCCAGATCATCGCCATCCTCAACGCGCACCAAGCCATCAGTATCCTGGATACCACCGGCGAAAGCCTGCGTCTCGGATGCGAAGCCAGGCCTTTCCTCATCAAACCCAACGCCGAAGAGACTCATAGCCTGACAGGTCTTCCCGTCGAAACCACCGCCCAAAATGTCATTGCCGCGAAGGAACTTCTAAAGATGGGCGCGCAGAACGTGGTTATATCAATGGGCAGGAAAGGCGCGCTTCTGCAAACTGCCGATGAAAGCTGGCTGATCCACAGCCCGAAGATCCAGGAGAAGAACCCCATCGGCGCGGGCGACTCGATGGTCGGAGGATTGGTCTGGGCATTATCGCAGGGATATTCCCTGAAAGAAGCGCTGGGCTGGGGCGCCGCCAGCGGAGCGGCCACCGCATCCATGAGCGGCACCGAGGTTGGTTCCCGTGCGCTGATCGAGGAGTTATCCCGGCAGGTGGAATACGAAGAGCTGTAA
- a CDS encoding DnaB-like helicase C-terminal domain-containing protein, with product MPRSGTLGHPQPYSPFGVFAGLPFWGGGASLLAAAPGIGKTSWLLRMIYEAACLHIPSAIGCYEHTPEELRFRLYRQMEAVVCGPHQFAPPEKVEAELARASEAVLLSLNSREDTVRALEDMLIHDYAFPVKGPALIAVDYLNRVPVVGLTGMMNEEGRSGEAAAALREMARHHGWAIIAAAALKSERFNDGDDLSALLGDERVPYEADRVLVVNRTGDVRDCGCAPLEVLTLKDRTGPARRWSMQFWGERFYPALEAEFHKHNPMALS from the coding sequence ATGCCGCGCTCCGGAACCCTGGGCCATCCACAGCCCTACTCTCCTTTTGGCGTCTTTGCCGGTCTGCCCTTCTGGGGCGGCGGCGCGTCCCTGCTTGCCGCAGCGCCAGGAATCGGAAAGACTTCCTGGCTGCTGCGCATGATCTACGAGGCTGCCTGTCTCCATATTCCATCTGCCATTGGCTGTTACGAACACACGCCCGAGGAACTGCGCTTCCGCCTGTACCGCCAAATGGAGGCGGTCGTTTGCGGTCCGCATCAGTTCGCCCCGCCCGAAAAGGTCGAGGCGGAATTGGCACGCGCCAGTGAAGCCGTATTGCTGTCGCTCAACTCACGTGAGGACACCGTGCGCGCGTTGGAAGACATGCTAATCCATGATTACGCCTTCCCTGTCAAAGGACCGGCGCTGATCGCTGTGGATTATCTCAATCGAGTACCCGTGGTTGGCTTGACCGGCATGATGAATGAAGAAGGTCGCAGTGGCGAAGCTGCCGCTGCGTTGCGTGAGATGGCACGACATCATGGTTGGGCGATCATTGCGGCTGCCGCCTTGAAATCCGAACGCTTCAATGACGGTGATGATCTGTCTGCTCTCCTTGGCGATGAACGTGTCCCTTATGAAGCAGATCGTGTGTTGGTGGTCAACCGCACCGGCGATGTCCGCGATTGCGGCTGCGCTCCACTGGAAGTCCTGACCCTCAAAGACCGCACCGGACCGGCTCGGCGCTGGTCGATGCAGTTCTGGGGCGAACGCTTCTACCCCGCCCTCGAAGCGGAATTCCATAAACATAATCCGATGGCATTGTCATGA